From the Streptomyces nigrescens genome, one window contains:
- the tatA gene encoding Sec-independent protein translocase subunit TatA: MLRNAFEPWHLILILAVLVLLFGSKKLPDMARGLGRSMRILKAEARAVKDDEPAEEPRRESAAHH; the protein is encoded by the coding sequence ATGCTCCGCAACGCGTTCGAGCCCTGGCACCTGATCCTGATCCTCGCGGTGCTGGTACTGCTCTTCGGCTCGAAGAAGCTGCCCGACATGGCGCGCGGCCTGGGCCGCTCGATGCGCATCCTCAAAGCCGAGGCGCGGGCCGTCAAGGACGACGAGCCGGCCGAGGAGCCCCGCCGGGAGTCCGCAGCCCACCACTGA